TGTCCTGCTGCGGGTCGGGATAGTCGGGCGCCCCGTTCTCGCGCATGCACTTGGAGTACGCGAGTCCCTGGTCGAAGGGGCTGGTCGGGGACGCGGACGGATCCTTGTCCGACGAGGCGGCCGAGGAGTCACCCGAGCAGCCCGTGAGGACGGCTCCGGTGACGAGAGCGGACGCGGCGAAGAGTGCGGGGGCGATGGCTCGCCTGCGGGCGAATGCTCGCTTGTATGAGGTGGACATGGACCCAACTTCTACGCGGCGGCCGGTCACACGGCGGGCACAAAGCGGGCCGTCCGCACAGTGCCCTGAAGGGTGCGGGACCGTGCGCCCGGGCAGGCCGGAGCGGCCGCGCACCCGGGGTGTGCGGCCGTTCCGGTTCGCCCGCGACGCCGGGGGCGCCGAGGGCAGGTCAGGTCTCCGCCCGCTCCGGGCTCCCCCGCACCGGCGTCCCGCGCCACGCGGTGTGCCTGCGCTGCTCCTCCGGCGTGCAGTCGATGCGTTTCACGGCCGCCTTGAGCAGGGGCGGCGCCATGACGGAGGTAACCACCGCGACCAGCACGACGATCGTGTACGTCCTCGTGTCGAGGATGCCGAGCCGCAGCCCGACCATCGCGACGATGATCTCGATGACGCCGCGGGCGTTCATGCCCGCGCCGAGCGCGAGGGCCTCCCAGCGGCTCAGTCTGCTCAGCCGCGCGCCGATGTAGGCGCCGGCGAACTTCCCGAGGACGGCGACGGCGAGGACGATCAGCGCGGCCCCGAGCACCGCAGGTTCGGTGAGCGCGCGCAGGTCGATGCGGAGCCCCGCGGTGGCGAAGAAGACAGGCGCGAGGACGGCGAGGACGACCATCCGCAGCGACACCGTGCGGGCCCGGTCGAACTCCCCGCTGGAGCCGATGAGCATGCCGCACAGGTACGCCCCGAAGACCGCTTCGAGACCGAGCGACTGAGTGCCCGCCGCCGCGAGCAGGATCATCGCGGCGGCCGCGGACACGGTCCGCTCGTCCGATCCCTTGCACAGACGCAGGGCTCTGCGCACGAGCGGGCGGCCGATCAACAGCGCGACCAGGAGGACCAGCAGGAGCGATCCGATCGCCTCGGCGAACACGCCCGCCGTCAGGCCGCCCACGGTCATCGCGGAGACCACGGAGAGCATCAGCCAGCCGAAGGTGTCGTCGATCATCCCCGCGGCAAGGGTCAGCTGCCCCACGTCCCGGTGGATGAGGTCCATGTCCATCAGCGTCTTGGCGATGACAGGAATGGCGCTGACGCACATGGCGACGCCGAGGAAGAGCGCGAACATCGGCCGGTCGGACGTGTCGATGCCGAGCATGTGCGCCACCGGATGGCCGAGCCCGACCCCCAGGGCGAGGGGCACGAGCAGCCCGGCGAGGCTGACGCGCAGCGCCGTGCCGCCCCTGCGGCGGATCATCCGCAGGTCCATCTCGATGCCGGTGAGCCCGACGAGGAGGAGCACCGCGATCTGTCCGACGGCGTCGAGCAGGTGCACCTGGGCCGGGTCCGACGGCAGGAGCCAGGCCGCCGCGTCCGGCGCGACCCACCCGAAGAGGGACGGGCCGAGGAGTACTCCTGCGCTCAACTCCCCGACGATGGCCGGGAGTCCGCAGCGCGAGGCCAGCCTGCCGAGCATGATGGCGAGGAGCAGCAGCACACCGATCTGGAGCAGGAAGATGAGCAGGGGGTGTGCCTCGATCGGCGGCACGGGGGCGGCGAGGAGCATCTCGGTGGCCGCGGTCGGGCCGGCGGCGGGCACGGCGTTCAGCCGCCCTGTTCGGAGAGGGCTCCCACGGCCGGTTCACCCGGGGACGGGGCGAGTTCGCTGTAGCGCCGGAAGCCGTAGAGCAGGGCGCTCTCGTGGCGCAGCCGCTCGACCGAGCGCACCGCTCCGACGACGATCACGTGGTCGCCCGAGGGGTGGGTGCGCTCGACGGCGCACTCGGCGACGGCGTGCGCCGCCTCGACGAGCGCGGGGCTGCGGCCGCGTCCGAAGGGCCGCCAGGCGACGCGCTCGAAGCGGTCGGGCGCCCCCGACGCGAAGAGCGCGGCGACCCAGCCCGCCTCGCCGTGCAGCAGGTTGACCGCGAACGCGCCGCTGTCGAGCACGGCTCTCAGCGTCGGGCTGCCGCTGCGCAGACACGTCAGGAGCGTCGGCGGGTTCACGCTGAGGCTGCACAGCGAGGAGCAGGTCATCCCCCGTGGCCCCGCGCTGCCGTCCCGGGCCGTCACGACCGACACTCCGGTCGGGAACGACGCCATCATGTCGCGGAACTCGATGTCCATGTGCCTCGGTCACACCCCGTCGCGCATGCGTTTGAAGTAGGCGTTCTGCGTGGGCAGGGTGCGGACCAGCGACCGCGCCTTGTCCTTGATGGCCTGGAACTCGGCGAGCGCGGCCTTCTCGTCGATCAGGTCGAGGGCGGGCGAGGGCCGGACGGGGATGCCGCCGGTGCCGAGCAGGATGCAGTTGTACGAGTAGGACGGCAGGCCGTGGTAGCGGGGGTGGACCGTACCGGCGTCGGGGACCTTGCTCTCCCACAGCTCCAGGCGCTCGGCTAGCGCGTCGGGCACTGCACGCGTCTTGGTGTCCCGCCAGTACTGGTTGTCCGCCCGCTTCGCACCGCGGTAGTGCAGGACGAGGAACTCCCGTACGCCGTCCATGACGTTCGCCAGCGCGCTGTTGTACTGCTCGCGCAGGGGGAGGTCCCAGTCGGTCGCCGGGTAGTACTTGACGAGCTGCTCGATCGCGTAGTGGATGAAGAAGATCCCGGTCGACTCCAGCGGCTCGACGAAGCCGCTGGACAGGCCGATGGCCACGCAGTTGTTGACCCAGGAGCGGCGGCTGCGGCCGATCCGCATCCGGATGTGGTTGGCGGGCACGTCGGCCGCGGCGGGTCCGACGAACTCGCGCAGGGTGCGTTCGGCCTCCTCGGGGTCCATGTAGTCGCGTGCGTAGACGTAGCCGGTGCCGATCCGGCTGATGAGCGGGATGGTCCAGATCCATCCGGCGTCCTGGGCGGTCGCGGTGGTGCAGGGGCGGAGCGGTTCCTTGTCCATGTCCATGGGGACCTGGAGGGCGACCGCGCTGTCGTTGGGCAGGGTGTCCTGGTAGGAGACGAAGGGTTCCTCGAGGGCCTTGTTGATCAGGAGGCCGCGGAAGCCGGTGCAGTCGACGAAGAGGTCGCCGTCCAGGCGTCCGTGCTCGGCGGTCTGCACGTGCGAGAGCCAGCCGCGCTCGTCGAGTCCCACGTCCACGACGTTGTCGACGACGTGCCGCACCCCGCGCTGAGTGGCGTACTTCGTCAGGTACTTGGCGAGCAGGTGCGCCTCGAAGTGGTAGGCGTAAGGGAATTGGGCGCCCTGGTACTCGGCGATGGTGTTCGGCGCGGCCTCGCCCTCGACGAAGTCCTGTTCCAGGAGCCGGTTGTCGAGGTAGCGGGGGCTGCGGTTGCCGTCGATGAGGGAGGCCATCACGAAGCAGTCCACGTCGAACCGGTCGCTCGTGGGGTACCGCAGCCACCAGTCGGTGAGGGGGAAGCCCTTGACCGACCTGAGCTGCTCGAAGGGGTGGTAGAAGTGGTGCCCGGGTTCGCGCCAGTTCTCGAAGCGGACCGCGAGTTTGTACGTGGCGTTGCAGGCGGGCATCCAGTCCCGCTCGGCCAGACCGAGGAACTCGAAGAAGTGCCTGATGTCGCTGAACGTGGCCTCGCCGACGCCGATGGTGCCGACGTCCGCCGACTCCACGAGCGTGACGTTGATCCGGTCGCCGAAGGCCGCCGTCAGATACGCGGCGGTCATCCAGCCGGCCGTGCCGCCGCCGACGATGACGACGTCGCGTACGGGAGCATGCGTCATTTCCCCACCCCACTGTGATGTTTGAGCGATGTGTGAGCACCGTTCGTGATGAAGTCCTAGCGGCCGCGCGCGTCCCCGCCGCTCAGCGTGATCGCGCCTGCCGGGCATCTCGCGGCGGCGCCGCGCACCGCGGCGGCCGCTCCCGATGCGGGCCGCGCCGCCTTGAGCAGCACCTTTCCGTCGTCGTCCGACTGGTCGAACACGGCGGGTACGTAGCTCATGCACAGGCCGGAGCCCGCGCACCGGCCGCGGTCGACGTGTACCTCCATCCCTCTGCCTCCTCTCTGTTCTCACCAGGTGTTCTGTTCTCACCAGGTGACGGGCAGCCGTTCCACCCCGTAGGCGGTCGACCGGACGCGGAATGCCACGTCCTGTACGGGCACCGCGAGCCGCAGGCCGGGAAAGCGCCGCAGCAGCGCCGTGTACGCGATGCGCAGTTCCATCCGGGCGAGGGCGGCGCCGATGCAGTGGTGGATGCCGTGCCCGAACGCGACGTGCGGCACGGGATCCCTGGCCAGGTCGAGCCGGTCGGGCTCGGCGGTCAGGTGCGGGTCGCGGTTGGCCAGCGGGATCGAGCAGACGACGGTGTCGCCCGCTCTGATCAGCCGCCCGCCGAGGGTGGTGTCCTCGACGGCGGTGCGGGGCGTGGGGGCGTGGGGCACCGACAGGTAGCGGAGCAGTTCCTCGACGGCGCGGTCCAGGGCGGCGGGATCGTCGCGCACCAGGGCGAGTTGGTCCGGGTTCTCCAGGAGGGCGAGCGCTCCGAGGCCGAGCATGCCGGAGATGTTGTCGAGGCCTGCGAGCATCAGCAGGACGCAGATGCCCCGCAGCTCCTTGTCGGTGAACTCGCTTCCGTGGTCGCGCACCAGCATGCCGAGGAAGCCGTCGTCGGGGTTCTTGCGCTGCCGTGCCACCAGGGCGGCGAGGTAGCGGGTGAAGGCGGAGCCGGCGGCCGTGCGCTCCTGGCGGCCGCGTCCCGTGGCGAGGTGGGCGTGGCAGCGGCGCAGGAAGTCGTCGCGGTCGTCGCGGGGCACGCCGATGAGTTCGCACAGCACAGGCCCCGGGATCGCCGAGGCGAAGAGCTCCGCCAGGTCGGCGGGGTGCCCGGCCCGTTCCACGGCGTCGAGGCGTTCGGCGACGATGGCCTCGATGCGCGGCTGGAGTCTGCGCATCCGCCGTACCGTGAACTCCGGCGTGAGCATCTTGCGCAGCCGGGTGTGCTCGGGCGGGTCGTAGTCCATCAGGAGCCCGACGCCTTCGTCGGGCCGTTCCCCGTCGTCCTCGGCCGCTCGGCGCGAGCCGAAGCGGCGGCGGGTGGAGAACCTGGTGTGGTCGCCGAGGACCCGGCGCACTTCCTCGTGCCCCGTGACCAGCCACAGGGGCTCACCGCCCGCCCCGGGCGCCAGGCTGACACGGGTGACGGGCCCGTCGGCGGCGAGGCGCCGCAGGTCGTCGGCAGGGTCGAAGTGGGTGCGGCGGGTGTGCAGCGGTACCGGTGCGCTCTCGTGCGGCATGTCGCCCCTTACCTCGTGCGGCATGTCGCCCTTACCAGGCCACCGGCAGCGTCTCCACGGCCTTCGACGTGAAGCGGAGTTCGTCGCGCGGCGCGGCGAGCCGCACCCCGGGGAACCTGCGGAGCAGTTCCGCGATCGCGATGCGCAGTTCCATCCTGGTCAGCGGCGCGCCGAGGCAGTAGTGGATGCCGTGTCCGAACGCCATGTGACGGCTGTTGTCCCGGGTGATGTCGATGGGTTCCGTCGGTTCCCCCGGCGAGTGGGTGTTGTTGGCGCCGAGCAGGGAGCAGGCCACGGGCTCCCCCGCCTTGACCGTCCTGCCCGCGAGGGTGACGTCCTCCAGGGCGGTGCGCGGCGAGGCGTGCGAGATGATCGAGACGCTCCGGATCAGCTCCTCCACCGCGTGGTCGATGAGGTCCGGGCGCTCCTTGAGCAGGGCGAGCTGGTCCGGGTGTTCCAGGAGGG
The window above is part of the Streptomyces venezuelae genome. Proteins encoded here:
- a CDS encoding cytochrome P450, which gives rise to MPHESAPVPLHTRRTHFDPADDLRRLAADGPVTRVSLAPGAGGEPLWLVTGHEEVRRVLGDHTRFSTRRRFGSRRAAEDDGERPDEGVGLLMDYDPPEHTRLRKMLTPEFTVRRMRRLQPRIEAIVAERLDAVERAGHPADLAELFASAIPGPVLCELIGVPRDDRDDFLRRCHAHLATGRGRQERTAAGSAFTRYLAALVARQRKNPDDGFLGMLVRDHGSEFTDKELRGICVLLMLAGLDNISGMLGLGALALLENPDQLALVRDDPAALDRAVEELLRYLSVPHAPTPRTAVEDTTLGGRLIRAGDTVVCSIPLANRDPHLTAEPDRLDLARDPVPHVAFGHGIHHCIGAALARMELRIAYTALLRRFPGLRLAVPVQDVAFRVRSTAYGVERLPVTW
- a CDS encoding cation:proton antiporter, with protein sequence MPAAGPTAATEMLLAAPVPPIEAHPLLIFLLQIGVLLLLAIMLGRLASRCGLPAIVGELSAGVLLGPSLFGWVAPDAAAWLLPSDPAQVHLLDAVGQIAVLLLVGLTGIEMDLRMIRRRGGTALRVSLAGLLVPLALGVGLGHPVAHMLGIDTSDRPMFALFLGVAMCVSAIPVIAKTLMDMDLIHRDVGQLTLAAGMIDDTFGWLMLSVVSAMTVGGLTAGVFAEAIGSLLLVLLVALLIGRPLVRRALRLCKGSDERTVSAAAAMILLAAAGTQSLGLEAVFGAYLCGMLIGSSGEFDRARTVSLRMVVLAVLAPVFFATAGLRIDLRALTEPAVLGAALIVLAVAVLGKFAGAYIGARLSRLSRWEALALGAGMNARGVIEIIVAMVGLRLGILDTRTYTIVVLVAVVTSVMAPPLLKAAVKRIDCTPEEQRRHTAWRGTPVRGSPERAET
- a CDS encoding tryptophan halogenase family protein, producing the protein MTHAPVRDVVIVGGGTAGWMTAAYLTAAFGDRINVTLVESADVGTIGVGEATFSDIRHFFEFLGLAERDWMPACNATYKLAVRFENWREPGHHFYHPFEQLRSVKGFPLTDWWLRYPTSDRFDVDCFVMASLIDGNRSPRYLDNRLLEQDFVEGEAAPNTIAEYQGAQFPYAYHFEAHLLAKYLTKYATQRGVRHVVDNVVDVGLDERGWLSHVQTAEHGRLDGDLFVDCTGFRGLLINKALEEPFVSYQDTLPNDSAVALQVPMDMDKEPLRPCTTATAQDAGWIWTIPLISRIGTGYVYARDYMDPEEAERTLREFVGPAAADVPANHIRMRIGRSRRSWVNNCVAIGLSSGFVEPLESTGIFFIHYAIEQLVKYYPATDWDLPLREQYNSALANVMDGVREFLVLHYRGAKRADNQYWRDTKTRAVPDALAERLELWESKVPDAGTVHPRYHGLPSYSYNCILLGTGGIPVRPSPALDLIDEKAALAEFQAIKDKARSLVRTLPTQNAYFKRMRDGV
- a CDS encoding ferredoxin: MEVHVDRGRCAGSGLCMSYVPAVFDQSDDDGKVLLKAARPASGAAAAVRGAAARCPAGAITLSGGDARGR
- a CDS encoding flavin reductase family protein, whose amino-acid sequence is MDIEFRDMMASFPTGVSVVTARDGSAGPRGMTCSSLCSLSVNPPTLLTCLRSGSPTLRAVLDSGAFAVNLLHGEAGWVAALFASGAPDRFERVAWRPFGRGRSPALVEAAHAVAECAVERTHPSGDHVIVVGAVRSVERLRHESALLYGFRRYSELAPSPGEPAVGALSEQGG